In a single window of the Serratia quinivorans genome:
- the ompW gene encoding Outer membrane protein W precursor, which yields MKKTTLVVLAAMMAPMLASAHQAGDFLFRAGAATVRPNAGSDDVLGQGSFSADNNTQLGLTFGYMVTDNIGVELLAATPFRHKVGLNGGAVNGNIATVHDLPPTLMAQYYFGDKQDKLRPYLGLGVNYTTFFDEKFNDNGKSAGLSNLSLKDSWGVAAQAGLDYNLDEHWMLNMSVWWMNIETKARFDDADGNHHSIDTRLDPWVFMFGAGYRF from the coding sequence ATGAAAAAGACAACTCTGGTGGTATTGGCGGCAATGATGGCCCCTATGTTGGCAAGTGCGCATCAGGCAGGCGATTTTCTGTTCCGCGCAGGCGCTGCTACTGTGCGGCCAAATGCCGGATCGGACGACGTGCTGGGGCAAGGCTCATTCAGTGCCGACAATAATACCCAGCTTGGTCTGACCTTCGGCTATATGGTAACGGACAATATTGGTGTCGAACTGCTGGCCGCAACGCCATTTCGCCACAAGGTAGGGCTGAATGGTGGCGCAGTGAACGGCAACATCGCGACGGTACACGATTTGCCCCCGACCCTGATGGCGCAATACTATTTTGGCGACAAACAGGACAAACTGCGTCCGTACCTGGGGCTGGGCGTTAACTACACCACCTTCTTCGATGAAAAATTCAACGATAACGGGAAAAGTGCCGGGCTGAGCAACCTGAGTTTAAAAGACTCCTGGGGCGTAGCCGCGCAGGCGGGTCTGGATTACAACCTGGATGAACACTGGATGCTGAACATGTCAGTGTGGTGGATGAACATCGAAACAAAAGCTCGCTTTGACGATGCGGACGGTAACCATCACAGCATTGATACGCGTTTGGATCCGTGGGTGTTTATGTTCGGGGCAGGGTATCGCTTCTGA
- the osmY_3 gene encoding Osmotically-inducible protein Y precursor, whose protein sequence is MKLFKTLSVLCMAAVVAFAVSACAPTAKSEGTGGYIDDTVVTTKVKSALLADKTIKSTEISVETFKGRVQLSGFVSSSADANRAVQVTRGVAGVKSVENVMNIK, encoded by the coding sequence ATGAAGCTATTTAAAACCCTTTCGGTCTTATGCATGGCAGCCGTTGTGGCATTCGCAGTGAGTGCCTGCGCGCCAACAGCGAAATCTGAAGGGACTGGCGGTTATATTGACGATACGGTAGTGACGACCAAGGTGAAGTCAGCGCTGTTGGCGGATAAAACCATCAAATCTACCGAAATCAGCGTCGAGACCTTTAAAGGTCGTGTGCAACTGAGCGGCTTTGTCAGCTCAAGCGCCGATGCCAACCGTGCGGTACAGGTAACTCGTGGCGTAGCGGGTGTGAAATCCGTTGAGAACGTCATGAACATCAAGTAG
- the trpA gene encoding Tryptophan synthase alpha chain, translating into MERYQQLFDRLASNKEGAFVPFVTLGDPNPALSLQIIDTLVEAGADALELGIPFSDPLADGPTIQSAALRAFASGVTPTQCFEMLAAIRQKHPSMPIGLLMYANLVFHKGIDAFYQRCAEVGVDSVLIADVPYEESAPFRAAAIRHGIAPIFICPPNADDDLLREISSHGRGYTYLLSRAGVTGTESRAQLPLHHLVNKLREYHAAPPLQGFGISEPAQVRDALQAGAAGAISGSAIVKIIEQNHTQPAEMLARLATFVSEMKAATRA; encoded by the coding sequence ATGGAACGTTACCAGCAACTGTTCGACCGCCTGGCAAGCAACAAGGAAGGCGCCTTCGTCCCGTTCGTGACCCTCGGCGATCCTAACCCGGCATTGTCATTGCAAATCATCGATACCCTGGTTGAAGCCGGCGCCGACGCGCTGGAGTTGGGTATCCCGTTCTCCGATCCGCTGGCTGACGGTCCAACCATTCAAAGTGCGGCGCTGCGCGCTTTCGCCTCTGGCGTCACGCCGACTCAGTGCTTCGAAATGCTGGCCGCTATCCGCCAGAAACACCCCAGCATGCCGATCGGCCTGCTGATGTACGCCAATCTGGTGTTCCATAAAGGCATCGATGCGTTTTACCAACGCTGTGCCGAAGTGGGCGTAGACTCGGTGCTGATCGCCGACGTGCCGTATGAAGAGTCTGCGCCTTTCCGTGCTGCCGCTATCCGTCATGGTATCGCGCCGATCTTTATCTGCCCGCCCAATGCAGACGACGATTTGCTGCGTGAAATCTCCTCACATGGCCGGGGCTACACCTACCTGCTGTCACGTGCAGGTGTAACCGGAACCGAAAGCCGCGCCCAGTTGCCGCTGCATCATCTGGTGAACAAACTGCGTGAATACCATGCGGCGCCACCGCTGCAAGGCTTTGGTATCTCTGAGCCGGCCCAGGTGCGTGATGCGCTGCAGGCCGGGGCTGCCGGGGCGATATCCGGTTCGGCGATCGTCAAGATTATCGAGCAAAACCATACGCAACCGGCCGAAATGCTGGCGCGACTGGCGACCTTCGTTAGTGAAATGAAAGCCGCAACCCGGGCATAA
- the trpB gene encoding Tryptophan synthase beta chain: protein MTLLNPYFGEFGGQYVPQILMPALKQLEEAFVSAQRDPEFQAEFIDLLKNYAGRPTALTLCRNLTAGTKTKLYLKREDLLHGGAHKTNQVLGQALLAKRMGKTEIIAETGAGQHGVASALACALLGLKCRIYMGAKDIERQSPNVFRMRLMGAEVIPVHSGSSTLKDACNEALRDWSGSYETAHYMLGTAAGPHPYPTIVREFQRMIGEETKAQMLEREGRLPDAVLACVGGGSNAIGMFADFIDDTSVGLIGVEPAGLGIETGQHGAPLKHGHVGIYFGMKAPMMQTSEGQIEESYSISAGLDFPSVGPQHAYLNSIGRAEYVSITDDEALDAFKALSRSEGIIPALESSHALAHALKMIRETPQKEQILVVNLSGRGDKDIFTVHDILKARGEI from the coding sequence ATGACGCTGCTTAACCCCTACTTCGGCGAATTTGGTGGCCAATATGTGCCGCAGATTCTGATGCCGGCCCTAAAACAACTGGAAGAAGCCTTTGTCAGCGCTCAGCGCGACCCAGAGTTTCAGGCTGAATTTATTGACCTGCTGAAAAACTACGCCGGTCGCCCAACGGCGCTGACGCTGTGCAGAAACCTCACGGCCGGTACCAAAACCAAGCTGTACCTGAAGCGTGAAGACTTGCTGCACGGCGGCGCGCATAAAACCAACCAGGTGTTGGGTCAGGCATTGTTGGCCAAACGCATGGGTAAAACCGAAATCATCGCCGAAACCGGTGCCGGTCAGCATGGCGTTGCCTCGGCCCTGGCCTGTGCCTTGCTCGGTCTGAAATGCCGCATCTATATGGGTGCCAAAGATATTGAACGCCAGTCGCCTAACGTATTCCGCATGCGCCTGATGGGTGCGGAAGTGATCCCGGTACATAGCGGTTCTTCTACGCTGAAAGACGCCTGTAACGAAGCGCTGCGTGACTGGTCCGGCAGCTACGAAACCGCCCACTATATGTTGGGTACCGCTGCCGGCCCACACCCGTACCCTACTATCGTGCGTGAATTCCAACGCATGATCGGTGAAGAAACCAAAGCGCAGATGCTGGAACGCGAAGGCCGCCTGCCGGATGCGGTACTGGCCTGTGTGGGTGGCGGCTCCAACGCCATCGGCATGTTTGCTGACTTTATCGATGATACCAGCGTAGGGCTGATCGGCGTTGAGCCTGCCGGTCTGGGTATCGAAACCGGCCAACACGGTGCGCCGTTGAAACACGGTCACGTTGGCATCTATTTCGGCATGAAAGCGCCGATGATGCAGACTTCCGAAGGCCAGATTGAAGAGTCCTACTCCATTTCCGCCGGGCTGGACTTCCCTTCCGTCGGACCGCAGCACGCCTATCTGAACAGCATCGGTCGCGCCGAATATGTGTCGATTACCGATGACGAAGCGCTGGACGCATTCAAGGCGCTGTCGCGTAGCGAAGGGATTATCCCGGCGCTGGAGTCTTCCCACGCCCTGGCGCATGCGCTGAAAATGATCCGTGAAACACCGCAAAAGGAACAGATCCTGGTGGTTAACCTGTCCGGCCGCGGCGACAAAGACATATTTACCGTTCACGACATTCTGAAAGCTCGGGGAGAAATCTGA
- the trpC_1 gene encoding Tryptophan biosynthesis protein TrpCF: MLAGGLGADNCVDAAKLGCAGLDFNSGVESQPGIKDPARLAAVFQTLRAY; this comes from the coding sequence ATGCTGGCCGGTGGCCTGGGCGCGGATAACTGTGTTGACGCGGCCAAACTTGGCTGTGCCGGTCTGGACTTTAACTCCGGCGTTGAGAGCCAGCCCGGCATTAAGGATCCTGCCCGCCTCGCGGCGGTGTTCCAGACCCTGCGCGCTTACTGA
- the trpC_2 gene encoding Tryptophan biosynthesis protein TrpCF translates to MQETVLNKIVRDKAQWVAARQQQQPLASFQNEIVPSERGFYHALEGARTAFILECKKASPSKGLIRENFDPVEIASVYKDFASAISVLTDEKYFQGSFDFLPLVSKTVTQPVLCKDFIIDPYQIYLARFYQADAILLMLSVVDDEQYRKLAAVAHSLNMGVLTEVISEEELQRAIALEARVVGINNRDLRDLSIDLDRTRQLAPRVPHGVTVISESGINNYGQIRELSHFANGFLIGSALMSETDLRAAVRRVILGDNKVCGLTRPQDAAAAYQAGAVYGGLIFVGRSPRYVDINRAREVIAGAPLKYVGVFCDAQVETVVQTVERLGLKAVQLHGAEDQAYITALRAKLPADCQIWKALSVKDHLPKRDLLHVDRYLLDNGAGGTGAAFRLVGTARRKPGERDAGRWPGRG, encoded by the coding sequence ATGCAGGAAACCGTGCTCAACAAGATTGTTCGTGACAAAGCGCAATGGGTCGCAGCACGACAGCAACAACAGCCACTGGCCAGTTTTCAAAATGAAATCGTCCCAAGCGAACGCGGTTTTTACCACGCGTTAGAGGGAGCCAGAACGGCGTTTATTCTTGAATGTAAAAAGGCATCCCCTTCCAAAGGGTTGATCCGCGAAAACTTCGATCCGGTAGAAATAGCTTCGGTCTACAAAGATTTTGCCTCGGCAATTTCGGTGCTGACAGACGAAAAATACTTCCAGGGCAGCTTCGATTTTCTGCCGCTGGTCAGCAAAACGGTGACACAGCCGGTGCTGTGCAAAGATTTCATTATCGACCCGTATCAGATCTATCTGGCGCGTTTCTATCAGGCCGATGCCATCCTGCTGATGCTGTCGGTGGTTGACGACGAGCAATACCGCAAGTTAGCCGCAGTGGCCCATAGCCTGAACATGGGTGTACTGACCGAAGTGATCAGCGAAGAAGAGCTGCAACGGGCCATTGCTCTGGAAGCGCGCGTGGTGGGCATCAATAACCGTGACCTGCGCGACCTGAGTATCGATCTGGATCGCACCCGTCAGTTGGCACCACGCGTGCCACACGGCGTGACGGTGATCAGCGAGTCCGGCATCAACAATTACGGTCAGATCCGCGAATTGAGCCACTTTGCCAACGGTTTCCTGATTGGCAGCGCATTAATGTCGGAAACTGACCTGCGCGCAGCCGTTCGCCGGGTGATACTGGGCGACAATAAAGTCTGCGGGCTGACCCGTCCACAGGATGCTGCCGCGGCTTATCAGGCCGGTGCCGTCTACGGGGGTTTGATTTTTGTCGGGCGCTCGCCGCGCTATGTTGATATCAATCGTGCCCGCGAAGTGATTGCCGGTGCACCGCTAAAATACGTCGGCGTGTTCTGTGACGCGCAGGTAGAGACGGTAGTACAGACCGTCGAGCGCCTGGGCCTGAAAGCGGTGCAACTGCACGGCGCTGAAGATCAAGCCTATATCACCGCCTTGCGTGCCAAACTGCCGGCCGACTGCCAAATTTGGAAAGCGCTGAGCGTAAAAGACCATTTGCCAAAGCGCGATTTGCTGCACGTTGACCGTTATCTACTGGATAACGGCGCGGGTGGTACCGGGGCAGCGTTTCGACTGGTCGGTACTGCACGGCGAAAACCTGGAGAACGTGATGCTGGCCGGTGGCCTGGGCGCGGATAA
- the trpD gene encoding Anthranilate synthase component II, producing MQTILEKLYRSESMNQQESQQLFSAIVRGELEPSQLAAALISMKIRGEHPEEIAGAAKALLADALPFPRPDYPFADIVGTGGDGTNSINISTASAFVAAACGAKVAKHGNRSVSSRSGSSDLLAAFGIRLDLPAEEARKALDELGVCFLFAPQYHTGFRHAMPVRQQLKTRTVFNVLGPLINPARPPLALIGVYSPELVLPIAETLRVLGYQRAAVVHGGGMDEVAIHATTHVAELNNGEIESYQLTPQSFGLQSYPLEALLGGSPEEKS from the coding sequence ATGCAAACTATTCTTGAAAAACTGTACCGTTCAGAGTCGATGAACCAGCAGGAAAGCCAGCAGTTATTCAGCGCCATCGTGCGCGGTGAACTGGAGCCAAGCCAACTGGCCGCCGCACTGATCAGCATGAAGATCCGCGGCGAACACCCGGAAGAGATCGCCGGTGCAGCCAAAGCGCTGCTGGCCGATGCCCTGCCGTTCCCGCGCCCGGATTACCCTTTTGCCGATATCGTCGGCACCGGCGGCGACGGCACCAACAGTATTAATATCTCCACCGCCAGCGCCTTTGTGGCGGCGGCGTGCGGCGCCAAAGTGGCCAAACACGGCAACCGTAGCGTTTCCAGCCGGTCGGGTTCATCGGATCTGCTGGCAGCATTTGGCATTCGCCTGGATTTGCCGGCAGAAGAAGCACGTAAGGCACTGGACGAACTGGGCGTATGCTTCCTGTTTGCCCCGCAGTACCACACCGGTTTCCGCCATGCGATGCCGGTACGCCAGCAGTTGAAAACCCGCACGGTGTTCAACGTGCTCGGCCCGTTGATCAACCCGGCACGCCCACCGCTGGCGCTGATCGGCGTTTACAGCCCGGAACTGGTGTTGCCGATTGCCGAAACCCTGCGCGTACTGGGTTATCAACGGGCGGCCGTGGTGCACGGCGGCGGTATGGACGAAGTGGCGATCCATGCAACGACCCACGTGGCCGAGCTGAACAACGGTGAAATTGAAAGCTATCAGTTGACGCCGCAGTCCTTCGGATTGCAAAGCTATCCGCTGGAAGCCCTGCTGGGCGGCTCACCGGAAGAAAAATCGTGA
- the trpG gene encoding Anthranilate synthase component II produces the protein MADILLLDNVDSFTYNLVDQLRASGHQVVIYRNQISADVIIERLQQMEQPVLMLSPGPGTPSEAGCMPELLQRLRGQLPIIGICLGHQAIVEAYGGHVGQAGEILHGKASAISHDGEGMFAGMANPLPVARYHSLVGSNIPTELTVNAHFNEMVMAVRNDQHRVCGFQFHPESILTTHGARLLEQTLAWALAK, from the coding sequence ATGGCCGATATCTTGCTGCTCGATAACGTCGATTCCTTTACCTACAACCTGGTCGATCAGCTGCGCGCCAGCGGCCATCAGGTAGTGATTTACCGTAACCAGATTTCTGCCGACGTGATTATCGAACGCCTGCAGCAGATGGAACAACCGGTGCTGATGCTGTCTCCGGGTCCGGGTACGCCGTCCGAGGCCGGCTGCATGCCGGAGCTGTTGCAGCGCCTGCGCGGCCAGTTACCCATTATCGGCATTTGCCTGGGACATCAGGCGATTGTCGAAGCCTACGGTGGCCACGTCGGCCAGGCCGGTGAGATCTTGCACGGCAAGGCCTCGGCAATCAGTCATGACGGCGAAGGCATGTTTGCCGGTATGGCGAACCCGCTGCCGGTAGCACGCTACCACTCACTGGTTGGCAGCAATATCCCGACCGAACTCACCGTTAACGCCCATTTTAACGAGATGGTGATGGCAGTCCGTAATGACCAGCATCGCGTATGCGGTTTCCAGTTCCATCCGGAATCGATCCTGACCACCCATGGCGCGCGTTTGCTTGAGCAGACTCTGGCCTGGGCGCTGGCGAAATAA
- the trpE gene encoding Anthranilate synthase component 1 yields MMNIKPQLKLLKAEASYRGDPTTIFHQLCGARPATLLLESAEINSKQNLQSLLVIDSALRITALGRTVTLHALTANGAAMLPLLDEALPAEVQNQVRPNGRELTFPVIDAIQDEDARLRSLSVFDALRTLLTLVDSPADEREAVMLGGLFAYDLVAGFEDLPPLRQENRCPDFCFYLAETLLVLDHQRGVARLQASVFTADTAEEQRLQQRLEQLQLQLKQTPQPIPHQKLENMQLSCNQTDEEYGAVVSELQQAIRQGEIFQVVPSRRFSLPCPAPLAAYQTLKDNNPSPYMFYMQDDEFTLFGASPESALKYDAGNRQIEIYPIAGTRPRGRRADGSLDLDLDSRIELEMRTDHKELAEHLMLVDLARNDLARICQAGSRYVADLTKVDRYSFVMHLVSRVIGTLRADLDVLHAYQACMNMGTLSGAPKVRAMQLIAASEGTRRGSYGGAVGYFTATGDLDTCIVIRSAYVEDGIATVQAGAGVVLDSVPQAEADETRNKARAVLRAIASAHHAKEVF; encoded by the coding sequence ATGATGAACATCAAACCACAACTTAAATTACTGAAGGCGGAGGCCAGTTACCGGGGCGATCCGACCACCATTTTCCACCAGCTGTGCGGCGCTCGTCCGGCCACCCTGCTGTTGGAATCAGCTGAAATCAACAGCAAGCAAAACCTGCAAAGCCTGTTGGTCATTGACAGCGCTCTGCGCATCACCGCACTGGGCCGCACCGTGACGCTGCATGCGCTGACCGCCAACGGCGCGGCGATGCTGCCGCTGCTGGATGAGGCCCTGCCGGCAGAAGTCCAGAACCAGGTGCGTCCTAATGGACGTGAACTGACTTTCCCGGTGATTGATGCGATTCAGGATGAAGATGCCCGCCTGCGTTCGCTGTCGGTGTTTGATGCACTGCGCACCCTGCTGACACTGGTTGACTCCCCGGCTGACGAACGTGAAGCGGTGATGCTCGGTGGACTGTTTGCCTACGATCTGGTCGCCGGGTTCGAAGACCTGCCGCCGCTGCGTCAGGAAAACCGCTGCCCGGACTTCTGCTTCTATCTGGCGGAAACCTTGTTGGTGCTGGATCATCAACGCGGCGTTGCCCGTCTTCAGGCCAGCGTTTTCACGGCCGATACGGCGGAAGAACAGCGCTTGCAACAGCGCCTGGAGCAGTTGCAGCTGCAATTGAAACAGACCCCACAGCCGATCCCGCACCAGAAGCTGGAAAACATGCAACTGAGCTGTAACCAGACCGATGAAGAATACGGTGCGGTTGTCAGCGAATTGCAACAGGCCATCCGTCAGGGCGAAATCTTCCAGGTGGTGCCGTCGCGCCGTTTCTCGCTGCCGTGCCCGGCCCCGTTGGCCGCTTACCAGACGCTGAAGGACAACAACCCAAGCCCATACATGTTCTATATGCAGGATGACGAGTTCACCCTGTTCGGTGCTTCGCCGGAAAGCGCGCTGAAATACGACGCCGGCAACCGCCAGATAGAGATCTACCCGATTGCCGGTACCCGCCCGCGTGGTCGTCGCGCCGACGGTTCGCTGGATCTGGATCTCGACAGCCGTATCGAGCTGGAAATGCGGACCGATCATAAAGAACTGGCCGAGCATCTGATGCTGGTCGATCTGGCACGTAACGATCTGGCGCGCATCTGTCAGGCCGGTAGCCGCTATGTGGCCGACCTGACCAAAGTGGACCGCTACTCTTTCGTGATGCACCTGGTTTCCCGGGTGATCGGCACCCTGCGCGCCGACCTCGACGTGCTGCACGCTTATCAGGCCTGTATGAACATGGGCACCCTGAGCGGCGCCCCCAAAGTGCGCGCCATGCAGTTAATCGCCGCCTCTGAAGGCACCCGCCGCGGCAGCTACGGCGGTGCGGTCGGTTATTTCACCGCCACCGGCGATTTGGATACCTGTATTGTCATCCGCTCCGCGTATGTTGAAGACGGCATTGCTACCGTGCAAGCCGGTGCCGGTGTGGTGCTGGATTCTGTTCCTCAGGCGGAAGCCGATGAGACCCGTAATAAGGCACGTGCCGTGCTGCGTGCCATTGCCAGCGCGCACCATGCCAAGGAGGTGTTCTGA
- a CDS encoding Histidinol phosphatase and related hydrolases of the PHP family codes for MTDSSPQPSAFTLYDLHSHTTASDGYLTPAQLVQRAVEMRVGVLAITDHDTTSGLAAAAASIAELSLPLQLVNGVEISTLWENHEIHIVGLGIETEHPAMVQLLAEQTERRNLRAQEIGVRLAKARIDGAFEGAQKLADGGAVTRGHFARYLVQIGMADNMAQVFKKYLAKGKTGYVPPQWCTIEQAIDVIHQSGGQAVIAHPGRYDLTAKWLKRLLAHFAEHGGDAMEVAQCQQAPHERSQLAKYAQEYQLLASQGSDFHQPCSWIELGRKLWLPGGVEPVWRDWPQPQLAKVD; via the coding sequence TTGACAGACAGCAGCCCCCAGCCCTCCGCCTTTACTCTCTACGACTTACACAGCCACACCACCGCCTCTGACGGTTATTTGACGCCGGCGCAGTTGGTGCAGCGAGCGGTTGAAATGCGGGTAGGCGTTTTGGCTATTACCGATCATGACACCACTTCCGGCCTGGCCGCAGCGGCCGCCAGCATTGCTGAATTGTCGCTGCCGTTGCAGTTGGTTAATGGCGTAGAGATCTCCACGCTGTGGGAAAATCACGAGATTCATATCGTGGGTCTCGGGATAGAGACCGAGCACCCAGCGATGGTGCAACTGTTGGCCGAACAGACCGAACGCCGTAACCTGCGCGCGCAGGAAATAGGCGTTCGGCTGGCTAAAGCGCGTATCGACGGTGCTTTTGAAGGTGCGCAAAAGCTGGCGGACGGTGGTGCGGTGACCCGTGGCCACTTTGCCCGTTATCTGGTGCAGATCGGCATGGCCGATAATATGGCTCAGGTGTTCAAGAAATACCTGGCCAAAGGCAAAACCGGTTACGTTCCGCCCCAGTGGTGTACAATAGAACAAGCCATTGATGTGATTCATCAATCTGGTGGCCAGGCGGTGATAGCTCACCCAGGTCGTTATGACCTGACGGCCAAATGGCTGAAGCGGTTGTTGGCGCACTTTGCGGAACATGGCGGTGATGCCATGGAAGTTGCGCAGTGTCAGCAGGCGCCGCATGAGCGTTCGCAACTGGCAAAGTATGCGCAGGAATATCAATTACTGGCGTCGCAGGGTTCTGATTTCCATCAACCCTGTTCGTGGATCGAACTGGGTCGCAAACTGTGGTTACCCGGCGGTGTTGAACCCGTGTGGCGTGACTGGCCGCAGCCGCAACTGGCCAAGGTCGATTGA
- the yciO gene encoding Putative translation factor (SUA5), with translation MLRKGGVIVYPTDSGYALGCKLEEKSAMERICRIRQLDGNHNFTLMCRDLSELSTYAYVDNTAFRLIKNNTPGNYTFILKATKEVPRRLMNDKRKTIGLRVPSNPIALALLEVLNEPMMSTTLMLPGNDFAESDPEEISDHLGKQVDLVIHGGFLGQQPTTVIDLTESAPEVVREGAGDPAPFR, from the coding sequence GTGCTGCGTAAGGGCGGGGTGATCGTCTATCCCACCGATTCCGGTTACGCGCTGGGTTGCAAGCTGGAAGAGAAGTCGGCAATGGAACGTATCTGCCGCATCCGTCAATTGGACGGCAATCATAACTTTACGCTGATGTGTCGCGACCTGTCCGAGCTGTCGACTTACGCTTATGTCGACAATACCGCGTTCCGACTGATCAAGAACAACACACCCGGCAACTACACTTTCATTCTGAAAGCGACCAAAGAAGTGCCGCGTCGTTTGATGAACGACAAACGTAAAACCATAGGTTTGCGCGTGCCGTCGAACCCGATTGCGTTGGCGTTGCTGGAAGTCTTAAACGAGCCGATGATGTCGACCACGTTGATGCTGCCGGGCAATGATTTTGCCGAATCCGATCCGGAAGAGATCAGTGATCATCTGGGCAAGCAGGTGGATCTGGTGATCCACGGCGGTTTCCTGGGCCAGCAGCCAACCACAGTTATCGATCTGACCGAATCCGCGCCGGAAGTGGTGCGCGAGGGCGCGGGCGACCCAGCGCCTTTCCGCTAA
- a CDS encoding Ketosteroid isomerase-related protein — protein MTAFRHGTLSLDYQDSGSGPLTLVLLPGWCEPKTVFAPFTALAEQQYRVISLDWRGHGLSARDAGLSLSADDLLADLRQLLLALQVERFVTLSVAHASWIAVALAESLPQQTQGMVFLDWIMTPPEAEFFDSVQQMQWPEKWLAARDALFNFWQGGIEQPQVKHHLTVEMAREDFRVWQAAGVAIEQAYRQYRSPLNRLRELSSPPACRHIYSLDRDADYLRQQQTFAAEHPFFSVVRLEQARTHLGILERPDAVYREVVNFLGN, from the coding sequence ATGACAGCGTTTCGCCATGGTACTCTTTCCCTCGATTATCAAGATTCCGGCTCAGGTCCGCTTACGCTGGTATTACTGCCCGGTTGGTGTGAGCCGAAAACCGTTTTTGCCCCTTTCACCGCTTTGGCGGAACAACAATACCGGGTGATTAGCCTCGACTGGCGCGGCCACGGCCTGTCAGCCCGCGATGCCGGGCTGTCGCTGAGCGCCGACGATTTGCTGGCGGATCTGCGCCAACTGTTACTGGCACTGCAGGTGGAGCGATTTGTGACCCTGTCTGTCGCGCACGCCAGTTGGATTGCGGTGGCGCTGGCCGAAAGCCTGCCACAGCAGACACAAGGGATGGTGTTCCTCGATTGGATAATGACACCGCCCGAAGCGGAATTTTTCGATTCGGTACAACAAATGCAATGGCCAGAAAAATGGTTGGCGGCGCGCGATGCTTTGTTTAACTTCTGGCAAGGTGGCATTGAGCAACCGCAGGTTAAACATCATTTGACCGTTGAAATGGCACGGGAAGATTTTCGTGTCTGGCAGGCGGCCGGCGTGGCGATTGAACAAGCCTATCGGCAATACCGTTCGCCGCTTAACCGACTGCGTGAATTAAGCTCACCCCCGGCTTGTCGGCATATTTACTCTCTTGATCGTGACGCCGATTACCTGCGGCAACAACAGACATTTGCCGCTGAGCATCCGTTTTTCTCGGTTGTACGACTGGAACAGGCCCGTACTCATCTCGGTATTCTGGAACGGCCGGATGCGGTGTATCGGGAGGTCGTCAATTTCCTCGGTAATTAA
- the rluB gene encoding Ribosomal large subunit pseudouridine synthase B, with protein sequence MSEKLQKVLARAGHGSRREIETIIEAGRVSVDGKIAKLGDRVEVTASMKIRLDGHVVSIKESEEEVCRVLAYYKPEGELCTRSDPEGRPTVFDRLPKLRGSRWVAVGRLDVNTSGLLLFTTDGELANRLMHPSREVEREYAVRVFGQIDDEKIKQLSKGVQLEDGPAAFRTISFQGGEGINQWYNVTLTEGRNREVRRLWEAVGVQVSRLIRVRYGDIDLPKGLPRGGWTELDLPAINYLRELVELKPETVSKMPIERERRRVKANQIRRAVKRHTQVAGSGRRSTAGSKPGSKPGNKPSKRS encoded by the coding sequence ATGAGCGAGAAGTTACAGAAAGTTTTAGCGCGCGCCGGCCATGGCTCGCGTCGTGAAATCGAAACCATTATTGAAGCCGGCCGCGTCAGCGTCGACGGTAAAATCGCCAAATTGGGTGATCGCGTTGAAGTCACCGCTTCAATGAAAATCCGTTTGGATGGCCACGTTGTCTCAATTAAAGAATCCGAGGAAGAAGTTTGCCGTGTGCTGGCGTATTACAAGCCGGAAGGTGAACTCTGCACCCGTAGCGATCCTGAAGGCCGCCCGACGGTGTTTGATCGCCTGCCTAAGCTGCGTGGCTCACGCTGGGTGGCGGTAGGGCGTCTGGACGTCAATACCTCAGGCTTGCTGCTGTTCACCACCGACGGTGAATTGGCGAACCGCCTGATGCACCCGAGCCGTGAAGTTGAACGTGAATATGCGGTGCGTGTATTTGGTCAGATTGATGACGAAAAAATCAAGCAACTGAGCAAGGGCGTTCAGCTGGAAGACGGCCCGGCCGCTTTCCGCACCATCAGCTTCCAGGGTGGCGAAGGCATCAACCAGTGGTACAACGTAACCCTGACCGAAGGGCGTAACCGTGAGGTTCGTCGTCTTTGGGAAGCGGTTGGCGTTCAGGTTAGTCGCCTGATCCGCGTACGCTACGGCGATATCGATCTGCCTAAGGGCCTGCCGCGTGGCGGTTGGACTGAACTGGATTTACCGGCGATTAACTATCTGCGTGAACTGGTTGAATTGAAGCCGGAAACCGTTAGCAAGATGCCGATTGAGCGCGAACGTCGCCGCGTGAAAGCCAATCAGATCCGCCGTGCCGTCAAGCGCCATACCCAGGTTGCCGGCAGTGGTCGCCGCAGCACTGCGGGCAGCAAGCCTGGCAGTAAGCCTGGCAACAAACCCAGCAAGCGCAGCTAA